A window of Xiphophorus hellerii strain 12219 chromosome 19, Xiphophorus_hellerii-4.1, whole genome shotgun sequence contains these coding sequences:
- the LOC116709634 gene encoding microsomal glutathione S-transferase 2-like: MATDSPLLLAAVTLLSAFQMGYLARRVGWSRMAHKILPPVVSGPPEFERTFRAHQNCVEFYPLFLVSLWTCGMFFSEVLAAATGLVYMAARQLYFNGYTQSTKKRLPGFYLTLAALLTLSVLAVVGITRGLLDKYFYTPI, encoded by the exons ATGGCAACAGATTCCCCTCTTCTCCTGGCTGCGGTGACCCTTCTATCTGCCTTCCAGATGG GGTACCTGGCCCGCAGAGTTGGATGGTCTAGAATGGCTCACAAGATCCTCCCTCCTGTAGTCTCTGGTCCTCCAGAGTTTGAACGAACGTTTCGTGCGCA tcaGAACTGTGTGGAGTTCTACCCCCTGTTCTTGGTGAGTCTGTGGACCTGTGGGATGTTCTTCAGCGAGGTGCTAGCTGCAGCAACAGGTTTGGTCTACATGGCGGCCAGGCAGCTCTACTTCAACGGCTACACCCAGTCCACCAAGAAAAG GTTACCTGGCTTTTACCTGACCCTGGCTGCACTTCTCACCCTGTCCGTTCTGGCTGTGGTCGGAATAACGCGCGGACTCCTGGACAAGTACTTTTACACCCCTATCTAA